A region from the Perca fluviatilis chromosome 16, GENO_Pfluv_1.0, whole genome shotgun sequence genome encodes:
- the alkbh4 gene encoding alpha-ketoglutarate-dependent dioxygenase alkB homolog 4: MGPDSSDGVTSCACKGIRRCLKCEKLRGKGQLEANEPKLVHHLLYDPETGLAIHKDAEATSFPFPGVFLRENFVSEEEEKNLISTMDQDVWNESQSGRRKQDFGPKVNFKKRKVRIGGFSGLPALSQKLVLRMQQEPSLGGFQPVEQCNLDYHPQRGSAIDPHLDDSWLWGERLVTINMLSDTTLTMSLEQGLPELGLAGEVHVAVHLPRRSLVVLYGEARHRWKHAIHRDDVQERRVCSTYRELSAEFLPGGQQAELGTQLLNISLSFQGTPI; encoded by the exons ATGGGCCCTGACAGCAGTGATGGCGTTACTTCGTGTGCTTGTAAAGGTATCCGGCGGTGTCTCAAGTGTGAAAAGTTAAGGGGAAAGGGACAGTTGGAGGCGAATGAaccaaag CTTGTGCATCATTTACTCTACGATCCTGAGACGGGGCTTGCCATTCACAAAGATGCCGAGGCTACGTCCTTCCCCTTTCCTGGTGTCTTCCTCCGGGAGAACTTCGTatcagaagaggaggagaaaaaccTGATAAGCACGATGGACCAAGATGTGTGGAATGAGTCCCAGTCTGGTCGAAGGAAACAG GACTTTGGTCCAAAAGTTAACTTCAAGAAAAGGAAAGTGCGTATAGGTGGCTTCAGTGGACTGCCTGCTTTGAGCCAAAAACTAGTGCTCCGAATGCAGCAAGAGCCAAGTCTCGGAGGCTTTCAACCAGTGGAGCAGTGCAATCTGGATTACCATCCTCAGCGAGGCTCCGCCATCGATCCACACCTAGACGACTCCTGGCTGTGGGGGGAACGCCTGGTCACCATCAACATGTTATCGGACACTACACTCACCATGTCCCTCGAACAGGGTCTGCCAGAGTTGGGACTAGCAGGGGAAGTCCACGTAGCTGTGCATCTTCCTCGCAGATCTTTAGTAGTGTTATACGGCGAGGCGCGGCACAGATGGAAACATGCCATTCATAGGGACGATGTTCAGGAGCGCAGAGTTTGCAGCACCTACAGAGAGCTGTCTGCAGAGTTTCTACCTGGAGGGCAGCAGGCAGAGCTGGGAACTCAGCTGTTGAACATTTCTTTGAGCTTCCAAGGAACGCCAATATAG
- the lrwd1 gene encoding leucine-rich repeat and WD repeat-containing protein 1 isoform X3, with the protein MEKITEKLLLEKASPKTNKLEQIKTLNLSRLGLKSQDLPVRLLSRLQYLERWDLSGNRLQELPKNLELPALRYLDLSDNQLEDVTTLESLSNLEELKMEDNLYITVSDNYKLMALLPKLRIHNGKDVSTTANHLRYVYTENLRTRIIAVWEKSFCLPDPITAEKMSALEKDFVNTARQQVKFGPSSVSDFTKWRVENIAKEYLHSLTKPKKEPESKESTDTKENCVVSTPTKRKQTASVDTSIRLTPRKKLCADLPASPVEASPRKSSLRKLETLTQTSAVRMSPRKISQPPSTPTRGQTKPETPRRGATTVRQTKEDGGAQKKQKNRTDADMLSTIKTQQPVCLKPLHVLQCHSKQDSSEDFSTQLWACAFQPMPDFNGTGGGSRLVATCGGDSLCVIDCETGLVMKKYKVPGEEFFSLAWSTVLMSRGGGASAQHCSILAAGGKKGLVKLIHPRNNMAYGEFRASRKALSVLRFNHRQGNFLFTGSYDNKIVMWDIGGVDSQYNYKVVQLLVLQISATPLHICLPPTSPSSHLLTACEDGLHCYNTQLCTNNTKRSEEMEITFPIYKKEDKCHDYHTIDGLSFLTDDIVASKNYMHGSIYLWSWSRTKAQRPDKKDRTVCAVVLAELQWANTEIPYLALNTCPGRAYIVCGDDKGRLWTYHVNDLQKNGFQTGKPILPTEVLEWPTPVRKGIGQVEGPTINSVAMDPELHYLVALSDKNMVIVWKREKSS; encoded by the exons ATGGAGAAAATAACAGAGAAACTGCTACTGGAGAAAGCATCTCCAAAAACCAACAAACTGGAGCAAATCAAGACACTGAA TCTATCTAGGCTGGGACTGAAGTCTCAGGACTTGCCAGTCAGGCTGCTGTCCCGACTCCAGTACCTGGAGCGGTGGGATCTTTCTGGGAACAGACTGCAGGAGTTGCCCAAGAACCTGGAGCTGCCTGCCCTTCGCTACCTGGACCTCAGCGACAACCAGCTGGAGGATGTTACCACTCTGGAGTCTCTAAGCAATCTGGAGGAGCTCAAGATGGAGGACAATCTTTATATCACT GTGAGCGATAACTACAAGCTGATGGCATTGTTGCCCAAACTGAGGATTCACAACGGTAAAGATGTCAGCACGACTGCCAACCACTTGCGCTATGTCTACACAGAGAACTTGAGGACCAGG ATAATTGCAGTTTGGGAGAAGAGCTTCTGTCTTCCGGATCCCATCACAGCAGAGAAAATGTCGGCCTTGGAGAAAGACTTTGTCAACACCGCCCGTCAACAAGTTAAATTTGGACCCAGTTCAGTCAGTGATTTCACCAAATGGAGG GTAGAGAATATCGCTAAGGAGTATCTGCACTCTCTGACAAAACCAAAGAAAGAACCAGAGAGCAAGGAGTCTACCGACACTAAAGAGAACTGT GTTGTCTCGACGCCGACCAAGAGGAAACAAACGGCGTCAGTGGACACCAGCATCAGACTGACACCTCGCAAGAAGTTGTGCGCAGACCTCCCAGCCTCCCCAGTTGAAGCCAGCCCTCGCAAATCCAGTCTCCGCAAACTCGAGACGCTAACCCAGACCAGCGCTGTCAGGATGAGCCCCCGCAAGATAAGTCAGCCTCCCTCTACCCCCACCAGAGGACAGACGAAGCCAGAGACGCCCAGGAGAGGTGCAACGACAGTGCGACAAACCAAAGAGGACGGTGGAGCTCAGAAAAAACAGAAGAACAGAACCGACGCTGACATGTTGTCCACAATAAAGACACAG CAGCCAGTGTGTCTGAAGCCTCTCCACGTCCTCCAGTGCCACAGTAAACAGGACAGCTCGGAGGACTTCTCTACCCAGCTGTGGGCCTGTGCTTTCCAGCCAATGCCAGATTTCAATG GCACTGGTGGAGGAAGCCGTTTGGTTGCTACCTGTGGTGGAGACTCTCTCTGCGTGATTGACTGTGAAACTGGGCTGGTGATGAAGAAGTACAAAGTTCCTGGCGAG GAGTTCTTCTCCCTGGCCTGGTCCACGGTGTTGATGTCCAGGGGAGGCGGGGCCTCGGCTCAACACTGCAGCATTCTGGCAGCTGGAGGGAAGAAAGGACTGGTCAAACTGATCCACCCCAGAAACAACATGGCCTACGGGGAGTTCCGAGCCAGCCGCAAGGCGCTGTCTGTCCTGCGCTTCAACCACCGCCAGGGGAACTTCCTCTTCA CGGGATCATATGATAACAAGATTGTGATGTGGGACATCGGTGGAGTGGACAGCCAGTACAACTACAAAGTTGT TCAGCTGCTGGTGTTGCAGATCAGCGCCACTCCCCTACACATCTGCCTCCCCCCCACTTCCCCCAGCTCACACCTACTGACTGCCTGTGAGGACGGcctgcactgctacaacacacaactCTGCACCAACAACACAAAGAG GTCTGAGGAGATGGAGATAACTTTCCCCATATATAAGAAGGAAGACAAATGCCATGACTACCACACCATTGATGGCCTGAGTTTTCTTACAGATGACATAGTGG CCTCCAAGAACTACATGCATGGTTCCATATACTTGTGGAGCTGGAGCAGGACCAAGGCTCAGCGGCCTGACAAGAAGGACAGGACAGTTTGTGCTGTGGTTCTGGCTGAGCTGCAGTGGGCCAACACTGAGATTCCCTACCTGGCTCTTAACACATGCCCTG GCCGAGCCTACATAGTGTGTGGTGATGACAAAGGCAGGCTATGGACATACCACGTCAACGACCTGCAGAAAAACGGTTTCCAGACTGGGAAACCCATACTGCCCACTGAG GTGTTGGAGTGGCCGACCCCGGTAAGAAAGGGAATCGGCCAGGTGGAGGGCCCCACCATCAACAGTGTAGCAATGGACCCTGAGCTCCACTACCTGGTGGCCCTTagtgacaaaaatatggtgatcGTGTGGAAGAGAGAAAAGTCCTCCTGA
- the lrwd1 gene encoding leucine-rich repeat and WD repeat-containing protein 1 isoform X1: MEKITEKLLLEKASPKTNKLEQIKTLNLSRLGLKSQDLPVRLLSRLQYLERWDLSGNRLQELPKNLELPALRYLDLSDNQLEDVTTLESLSNLEELKMEDNLYITVSDNYKLMALLPKLRIHNGKDVSTTANHLRYVYTENLRTRIIAVWEKSFCLPDPITAEKMSALEKDFVNTARQQVKFGPSSVSDFTKWRVENIAKEYLHSLTKPKKEPESKESTDTKENCVVSTPTKRKQTASVDTSIRLTPRKKLCADLPASPVEASPRKSSLRKLETLTQTSAVRMSPRKISQPPSTPTRGQTKPETPRRGATTVRQTKEDGGAQKKQKNRTDADMLSTIKTQQPVCLKPLHVLQCHSKQDSSEDFSTQLWACAFQPMPDFNGTGGGSRLVATCGGDSLCVIDCETGLVMKKYKVPGEEFFSLAWSTVLMSRGGGASAQHCSILAAGGKKGLVKLIHPRNNMAYGEFRASRKALSVLRFNHRQGNFLFTGSYDNKIVMWDIGGVDSQYNYKVVQLLVLQISATPLHICLPPTSPSSHLLTACEDGLHCYNTQLCTNNTKSRSEEMEITFPIYKKEDKCHDYHTIDGLSFLTDDIVASKNYMHGSIYLWSWSRTKAQRPDKKDRTVCAVVLAELQWANTEIPYLALNTCPGRAYIVCGDDKGRLWTYHVNDLQKNGFQTGKPILPTEVLEWPTPVRKGIGQVEGPTINSVAMDPELHYLVALSDKNMVIVWKREKSS, from the exons ATGGAGAAAATAACAGAGAAACTGCTACTGGAGAAAGCATCTCCAAAAACCAACAAACTGGAGCAAATCAAGACACTGAA TCTATCTAGGCTGGGACTGAAGTCTCAGGACTTGCCAGTCAGGCTGCTGTCCCGACTCCAGTACCTGGAGCGGTGGGATCTTTCTGGGAACAGACTGCAGGAGTTGCCCAAGAACCTGGAGCTGCCTGCCCTTCGCTACCTGGACCTCAGCGACAACCAGCTGGAGGATGTTACCACTCTGGAGTCTCTAAGCAATCTGGAGGAGCTCAAGATGGAGGACAATCTTTATATCACT GTGAGCGATAACTACAAGCTGATGGCATTGTTGCCCAAACTGAGGATTCACAACGGTAAAGATGTCAGCACGACTGCCAACCACTTGCGCTATGTCTACACAGAGAACTTGAGGACCAGG ATAATTGCAGTTTGGGAGAAGAGCTTCTGTCTTCCGGATCCCATCACAGCAGAGAAAATGTCGGCCTTGGAGAAAGACTTTGTCAACACCGCCCGTCAACAAGTTAAATTTGGACCCAGTTCAGTCAGTGATTTCACCAAATGGAGG GTAGAGAATATCGCTAAGGAGTATCTGCACTCTCTGACAAAACCAAAGAAAGAACCAGAGAGCAAGGAGTCTACCGACACTAAAGAGAACTGT GTTGTCTCGACGCCGACCAAGAGGAAACAAACGGCGTCAGTGGACACCAGCATCAGACTGACACCTCGCAAGAAGTTGTGCGCAGACCTCCCAGCCTCCCCAGTTGAAGCCAGCCCTCGCAAATCCAGTCTCCGCAAACTCGAGACGCTAACCCAGACCAGCGCTGTCAGGATGAGCCCCCGCAAGATAAGTCAGCCTCCCTCTACCCCCACCAGAGGACAGACGAAGCCAGAGACGCCCAGGAGAGGTGCAACGACAGTGCGACAAACCAAAGAGGACGGTGGAGCTCAGAAAAAACAGAAGAACAGAACCGACGCTGACATGTTGTCCACAATAAAGACACAG CAGCCAGTGTGTCTGAAGCCTCTCCACGTCCTCCAGTGCCACAGTAAACAGGACAGCTCGGAGGACTTCTCTACCCAGCTGTGGGCCTGTGCTTTCCAGCCAATGCCAGATTTCAATG GCACTGGTGGAGGAAGCCGTTTGGTTGCTACCTGTGGTGGAGACTCTCTCTGCGTGATTGACTGTGAAACTGGGCTGGTGATGAAGAAGTACAAAGTTCCTGGCGAG GAGTTCTTCTCCCTGGCCTGGTCCACGGTGTTGATGTCCAGGGGAGGCGGGGCCTCGGCTCAACACTGCAGCATTCTGGCAGCTGGAGGGAAGAAAGGACTGGTCAAACTGATCCACCCCAGAAACAACATGGCCTACGGGGAGTTCCGAGCCAGCCGCAAGGCGCTGTCTGTCCTGCGCTTCAACCACCGCCAGGGGAACTTCCTCTTCA CGGGATCATATGATAACAAGATTGTGATGTGGGACATCGGTGGAGTGGACAGCCAGTACAACTACAAAGTTGT TCAGCTGCTGGTGTTGCAGATCAGCGCCACTCCCCTACACATCTGCCTCCCCCCCACTTCCCCCAGCTCACACCTACTGACTGCCTGTGAGGACGGcctgcactgctacaacacacaactCTGCACCAACAACACAAAGAG tagGTCTGAGGAGATGGAGATAACTTTCCCCATATATAAGAAGGAAGACAAATGCCATGACTACCACACCATTGATGGCCTGAGTTTTCTTACAGATGACATAGTGG CCTCCAAGAACTACATGCATGGTTCCATATACTTGTGGAGCTGGAGCAGGACCAAGGCTCAGCGGCCTGACAAGAAGGACAGGACAGTTTGTGCTGTGGTTCTGGCTGAGCTGCAGTGGGCCAACACTGAGATTCCCTACCTGGCTCTTAACACATGCCCTG GCCGAGCCTACATAGTGTGTGGTGATGACAAAGGCAGGCTATGGACATACCACGTCAACGACCTGCAGAAAAACGGTTTCCAGACTGGGAAACCCATACTGCCCACTGAG GTGTTGGAGTGGCCGACCCCGGTAAGAAAGGGAATCGGCCAGGTGGAGGGCCCCACCATCAACAGTGTAGCAATGGACCCTGAGCTCCACTACCTGGTGGCCCTTagtgacaaaaatatggtgatcGTGTGGAAGAGAGAAAAGTCCTCCTGA
- the lrwd1 gene encoding leucine-rich repeat and WD repeat-containing protein 1 isoform X2 produces MEKITEKLLLEKASPKTNKLEQIKTLNLSRLGLKSQDLPVRLLSRLQYLERWDLSGNRLQELPKNLELPALRYLDLSDNQLEDVTTLESLSNLEELKMEDNLYITVSDNYKLMALLPKLRIHNGKDVSTTANHLRYVYTENLRTRIIAVWEKSFCLPDPITAEKMSALEKDFVNTARQQVKFGPSSVSDFTKWRVENIAKEYLHSLTKPKKEPESKESTDTKENCVVSTPTKRKQTASVDTSIRLTPRKKLCADLPASPVEASPRKSSLRKLETLTQTSAVRMSPRKISQPPSTPTRGQTKPETPRRGATTVRQTKEDGGAQKKQKNRTDADMLSTIKTQPVCLKPLHVLQCHSKQDSSEDFSTQLWACAFQPMPDFNGTGGGSRLVATCGGDSLCVIDCETGLVMKKYKVPGEEFFSLAWSTVLMSRGGGASAQHCSILAAGGKKGLVKLIHPRNNMAYGEFRASRKALSVLRFNHRQGNFLFTGSYDNKIVMWDIGGVDSQYNYKVVQLLVLQISATPLHICLPPTSPSSHLLTACEDGLHCYNTQLCTNNTKSRSEEMEITFPIYKKEDKCHDYHTIDGLSFLTDDIVASKNYMHGSIYLWSWSRTKAQRPDKKDRTVCAVVLAELQWANTEIPYLALNTCPGRAYIVCGDDKGRLWTYHVNDLQKNGFQTGKPILPTEVLEWPTPVRKGIGQVEGPTINSVAMDPELHYLVALSDKNMVIVWKREKSS; encoded by the exons ATGGAGAAAATAACAGAGAAACTGCTACTGGAGAAAGCATCTCCAAAAACCAACAAACTGGAGCAAATCAAGACACTGAA TCTATCTAGGCTGGGACTGAAGTCTCAGGACTTGCCAGTCAGGCTGCTGTCCCGACTCCAGTACCTGGAGCGGTGGGATCTTTCTGGGAACAGACTGCAGGAGTTGCCCAAGAACCTGGAGCTGCCTGCCCTTCGCTACCTGGACCTCAGCGACAACCAGCTGGAGGATGTTACCACTCTGGAGTCTCTAAGCAATCTGGAGGAGCTCAAGATGGAGGACAATCTTTATATCACT GTGAGCGATAACTACAAGCTGATGGCATTGTTGCCCAAACTGAGGATTCACAACGGTAAAGATGTCAGCACGACTGCCAACCACTTGCGCTATGTCTACACAGAGAACTTGAGGACCAGG ATAATTGCAGTTTGGGAGAAGAGCTTCTGTCTTCCGGATCCCATCACAGCAGAGAAAATGTCGGCCTTGGAGAAAGACTTTGTCAACACCGCCCGTCAACAAGTTAAATTTGGACCCAGTTCAGTCAGTGATTTCACCAAATGGAGG GTAGAGAATATCGCTAAGGAGTATCTGCACTCTCTGACAAAACCAAAGAAAGAACCAGAGAGCAAGGAGTCTACCGACACTAAAGAGAACTGT GTTGTCTCGACGCCGACCAAGAGGAAACAAACGGCGTCAGTGGACACCAGCATCAGACTGACACCTCGCAAGAAGTTGTGCGCAGACCTCCCAGCCTCCCCAGTTGAAGCCAGCCCTCGCAAATCCAGTCTCCGCAAACTCGAGACGCTAACCCAGACCAGCGCTGTCAGGATGAGCCCCCGCAAGATAAGTCAGCCTCCCTCTACCCCCACCAGAGGACAGACGAAGCCAGAGACGCCCAGGAGAGGTGCAACGACAGTGCGACAAACCAAAGAGGACGGTGGAGCTCAGAAAAAACAGAAGAACAGAACCGACGCTGACATGTTGTCCACAATAAAGACACAG CCAGTGTGTCTGAAGCCTCTCCACGTCCTCCAGTGCCACAGTAAACAGGACAGCTCGGAGGACTTCTCTACCCAGCTGTGGGCCTGTGCTTTCCAGCCAATGCCAGATTTCAATG GCACTGGTGGAGGAAGCCGTTTGGTTGCTACCTGTGGTGGAGACTCTCTCTGCGTGATTGACTGTGAAACTGGGCTGGTGATGAAGAAGTACAAAGTTCCTGGCGAG GAGTTCTTCTCCCTGGCCTGGTCCACGGTGTTGATGTCCAGGGGAGGCGGGGCCTCGGCTCAACACTGCAGCATTCTGGCAGCTGGAGGGAAGAAAGGACTGGTCAAACTGATCCACCCCAGAAACAACATGGCCTACGGGGAGTTCCGAGCCAGCCGCAAGGCGCTGTCTGTCCTGCGCTTCAACCACCGCCAGGGGAACTTCCTCTTCA CGGGATCATATGATAACAAGATTGTGATGTGGGACATCGGTGGAGTGGACAGCCAGTACAACTACAAAGTTGT TCAGCTGCTGGTGTTGCAGATCAGCGCCACTCCCCTACACATCTGCCTCCCCCCCACTTCCCCCAGCTCACACCTACTGACTGCCTGTGAGGACGGcctgcactgctacaacacacaactCTGCACCAACAACACAAAGAG tagGTCTGAGGAGATGGAGATAACTTTCCCCATATATAAGAAGGAAGACAAATGCCATGACTACCACACCATTGATGGCCTGAGTTTTCTTACAGATGACATAGTGG CCTCCAAGAACTACATGCATGGTTCCATATACTTGTGGAGCTGGAGCAGGACCAAGGCTCAGCGGCCTGACAAGAAGGACAGGACAGTTTGTGCTGTGGTTCTGGCTGAGCTGCAGTGGGCCAACACTGAGATTCCCTACCTGGCTCTTAACACATGCCCTG GCCGAGCCTACATAGTGTGTGGTGATGACAAAGGCAGGCTATGGACATACCACGTCAACGACCTGCAGAAAAACGGTTTCCAGACTGGGAAACCCATACTGCCCACTGAG GTGTTGGAGTGGCCGACCCCGGTAAGAAAGGGAATCGGCCAGGTGGAGGGCCCCACCATCAACAGTGTAGCAATGGACCCTGAGCTCCACTACCTGGTGGCCCTTagtgacaaaaatatggtgatcGTGTGGAAGAGAGAAAAGTCCTCCTGA